A genomic stretch from Methanobrevibacter sp. V74 includes:
- a CDS encoding 4Fe-4S binding protein, whose protein sequence is MRGRYGAGNSISALEIGMHIFSEFLKSSHKSRWRIGNEIQRCSLCGRCQAVCPVNAITVSVHNKTWTLNNRRCTQCLNCAVKCPTHCLTQVRL, encoded by the coding sequence TTGAGAGGTAGATACGGTGCTGGTAATTCAATATCTGCATTAGAGATTGGAATGCATATATTTTCCGAATTTTTAAAATCATCACATAAGTCAAGATGGCGTATTGGAAATGAAATTCAAAGATGTTCCTTATGCGGTAGATGTCAAGCAGTTTGTCCAGTTAATGCCATTACCGTAAGTGTACATAATAAAACTTGGACTTTAAATAATAGGAGATGTACTCAATGCCTTAATTGTGCTGTTAAGTGTCCGACTCATTGTTTAACACAAGTCCGTTTATAA
- a CDS encoding type II CAAX endopeptidase family protein, whose translation MNINKKFFSKIGANYLIYVILTLIFQIILVNIISLIQPEYLNDINMQTILSSIACYILPFPIIYWLMNKLEHVEIEKRSVDAKKFIIYIGITCVLMMIGNQIGLGITALLGGAIQNDIANPVHNLVNNTNIWLNLILLGIMAPIFEELIFRKLLIDRTLKYGAKVSIILSAVLFALIHGNLNQFFYTLLLGGFFAYVYIKTGKVTYTIILHTIVNIMGSVVSLIFSSSLMNIQNSYSTVDLIIVIGYTLFVLIFFIIGIYGLKDFKRARFNGIKTQIPLKYPFKTMFLNYGMILFVGYFILQITAQALS comes from the coding sequence TTGAATATCAACAAAAAGTTTTTCTCAAAAATAGGCGCTAATTATTTAATATATGTTATATTAACCTTGATTTTTCAAATAATTCTGGTGAATATCATATCTCTAATACAACCTGAATATTTAAATGACATTAATATGCAAACTATATTATCATCAATAGCTTGTTATATACTTCCATTTCCAATAATTTATTGGCTAATGAATAAACTAGAGCATGTGGAAATCGAAAAAAGAAGTGTTGATGCTAAAAAATTTATCATATATATCGGAATCACATGTGTATTGATGATGATTGGAAATCAAATTGGATTAGGCATAACCGCACTATTGGGCGGTGCAATACAAAATGACATTGCAAATCCAGTTCACAACCTAGTTAATAATACAAACATATGGTTGAACTTAATATTGCTGGGAATTATGGCTCCCATTTTTGAAGAATTAATTTTTAGAAAATTATTAATTGATAGAACACTTAAATATGGTGCTAAAGTGTCGATAATATTATCTGCAGTATTATTTGCACTTATACATGGTAATTTAAATCAATTCTTTTATACATTGCTACTTGGCGGATTTTTCGCATATGTATATATTAAAACCGGAAAAGTTACATATACCATAATATTACATACTATTGTTAATATAATGGGATCAGTAGTCAGTTTAATCTTTTCAAGCTCCCTGATGAATATTCAAAATAGTTACAGTACAGTTGATTTGATAATTGTAATCGGATATACCCTATTTGTATTAATATTTTTCATCATAGGAATTTACGGACTTAAAGACTTTAAGCGAGCAAGGTTTAATGGCATCAAAACTCAAATTCCACTGAAATACCCATTTAAAACAATGTTTTTAAATTATGGGATGATTTTATTTGTTGGATATTTTATATTGCAAATAACTGCACAGGCATTAAGCTAA
- a CDS encoding carboxymuconolactone decarboxylase family protein, with product MKGEIYYGKGINQLKDNNPDLYELVNALNETLWNGKTLDYKTQKLIAIGITASRSDAKATKNQIQSAIQELDITKEEIVDVLRIVLLTSGMPAFSNSLQILNSVVETIDK from the coding sequence ATGAAAGGCGAAATATATTATGGAAAAGGTATTAATCAGTTAAAAGACAATAATCCTGATTTATATGAGCTTGTAAACGCTTTAAATGAAACTTTATGGAATGGTAAAACTTTAGATTATAAAACTCAAAAATTAATAGCTATCGGCATTACCGCTTCTCGTTCAGATGCAAAAGCCACTAAAAATCAAATACAAAGTGCTATTCAAGAGTTGGACATTACCAAAGAAGAAATAGTGGATGTTTTAAGAATTGTACTATTGACTTCTGGCATGCCCGCTTTTTCTAATTCTTTACAAATATTGAATAGTGTTGTTGAAACAATAGATAAATAA
- a CDS encoding RNA-binding protein, producing the protein MIHNIKFRVFVYENESIDDINQAILNLLPEAEIEVEEAEGLLEDKILILSGEVSKKRYTRTFFNTLIESVDLDKLNEDLERKMDEKGNWFLRFDKSDALDEKLTVLDKGDAIHLKIKITAYPAKKQIAVDKVRNAFLGDG; encoded by the coding sequence ATGATTCATAATATTAAATTTAGAGTTTTCGTATATGAAAATGAAAGCATTGATGATATTAATCAAGCTATTTTAAACTTACTTCCTGAAGCTGAAATTGAAGTGGAAGAAGCTGAAGGATTACTTGAAGATAAAATATTAATTTTATCTGGCGAAGTATCTAAAAAAAGATACACAAGAACTTTTTTTAACACACTTATTGAAAGTGTTGATTTGGATAAATTAAATGAGGATTTAGAGCGTAAAATGGATGAAAAAGGAAACTGGTTTTTAAGATTTGATAAATCCGACGCTCTGGATGAAAAATTAACTGTCCTGGATAAAGGTGATGCAATACATCTTAAAATTAAGATTACTGCTTATCCTGCAAAAAAACAAATTGCAGTTGATAAAGTTCGTAATGCTTTTTTAGGTGATGGTTAA
- a CDS encoding 50S ribosomal protein L15e: MYKYIRDAWKNPDESYVRELMWQRAPKWRREKAVQRIERPTRLDRARSLGYRAKKGFVLVRTRVRRGGRRKTRRFNGRKPKRMGVNKITQAKSIQRIAEERVAKKYPNLEVLNSYWVWADGKYKYFEVILVDPQSPSIVNDKKINWICSKKHTNRALRGLTSAGNKGRGIKSKGKGSEQARRRKL, from the coding sequence ATGTACAAATATATAAGAGATGCATGGAAAAACCCAGATGAGTCTTACGTACGTGAACTCATGTGGCAGAGAGCTCCTAAATGGAGAAGAGAAAAAGCAGTTCAAAGAATTGAAAGACCTACTAGACTTGATAGAGCTAGAAGTTTAGGTTACAGAGCTAAAAAAGGATTTGTTTTAGTTAGAACTAGAGTAAGACGTGGTGGAAGAAGAAAAACTCGTCGTTTCAATGGTCGTAAACCTAAAAGAATGGGTGTAAACAAAATTACTCAAGCAAAATCTATTCAAAGAATTGCTGAAGAACGTGTAGCTAAAAAATACCCTAATTTAGAAGTATTGAACTCCTACTGGGTATGGGCTGACGGAAAATATAAATATTTTGAAGTAATTTTAGTAGATCCGCAAAGTCCTTCTATCGTCAACGATAAAAAAATCAATTGGATTTGTTCCAAAAAGCATACTAACAGAGCTCTTAGAGGCTTGACTAGTGCTGGTAACAAAGGACGTGGAATCAAATCTAAAGGAAAAGGCTCTGAACAAGCTAGAAGAAGAAAATTATAA
- a CDS encoding DUF2149 domain-containing protein, with protein sequence MLRKKRRISESADDDPMGGLSNLSDAMLVLALGFLIFAILSLSANPDMITQSQATQDVSTADNFTQNYSDAGGGLENSGYSEVGKVYEDPTTGKLVMVSG encoded by the coding sequence ATGCTTAGAAAAAAAAGAAGAATTTCAGAATCTGCGGATGATGATCCGATGGGAGGATTAAGTAATCTTTCAGATGCAATGCTTGTTCTTGCTTTAGGGTTTTTAATTTTTGCAATACTGTCATTGTCCGCTAATCCGGATATGATTACCCAATCTCAAGCAACCCAGGATGTTTCAACAGCTGATAATTTCACTCAAAATTACTCTGATGCTGGTGGAGGTCTTGAAAATAGTGGCTACAGTGAAGTTGGAAAGGTATATGAGGATCCAACTACAGGCAAGCTTGTAATGGTATCGGGTTAA
- a CDS encoding MotA/TolQ/ExbB proton channel family protein, protein MIIQGTETLTSLIHIISESLLTPVVILLIISIIIVILAFGGLINEFISRKAIKSGDLEDLIRRISFSTNVDEMKNEINNSDLFDYQKEILTRIANNYDIGPDARKALAGELISAQETKLIKKTNKTDILVRVGPILGLLGTLIPLGPGLAALGTGNIATLAQSLIIAFDTTVTGLSVGAVAFLISKYKKQWYESELIDVETVCETALEAINKW, encoded by the coding sequence ATGATAATTCAGGGAACTGAAACTTTAACATCATTAATTCACATAATCTCTGAAAGTTTACTAACGCCGGTGGTGATATTGCTTATAATTTCAATAATCATTGTAATCTTAGCATTCGGAGGACTAATTAATGAATTTATTTCAAGAAAAGCAATTAAATCAGGTGATTTGGAAGATTTAATCCGAAGAATTTCATTTTCAACTAATGTTGATGAAATGAAAAATGAAATAAATAATAGTGACTTATTCGATTATCAAAAAGAAATATTGACTAGAATAGCTAATAATTATGATATTGGGCCTGATGCAAGAAAGGCATTGGCAGGAGAGTTAATATCTGCTCAAGAGACAAAATTAATTAAAAAAACTAATAAGACAGATATTTTAGTTCGTGTAGGTCCTATTTTAGGTTTATTAGGTACTTTAATACCTTTAGGTCCGGGTCTTGCAGCACTTGGAACCGGGAATATTGCAACTCTTGCCCAATCTTTAATAATTGCATTTGATACGACTGTCACCGGATTATCTGTCGGTGCTGTTGCTTTTTTAATTTCTAAATATAAAAAACAATGGTACGAATCTGAATTGATAGATGTTGAAACTGTTTGCGAAACAGCTCTTGAAGCTATTAATAAATGGTGA
- a CDS encoding FmdE family protein, whose protein sequence is MMNEKDYDEQLEKAAEFHGHICGGIAIGTKLAMYGLELLGMELNQRHKNLIVFLEIDRCMSDAVQSVTGCSMGKRSLKQMYYGKFAATFYNQDTGEALRITDADANKKFKDEETKGEMIARFRRTPPEELFKVDKVKIELSKGDMPGKPYTTTFCCQCGEKVSDGRHVIKRGKPYCISCAEGSYYELIEE, encoded by the coding sequence ATTATGAATGAAAAAGATTATGATGAACAATTAGAAAAAGCTGCGGAGTTTCACGGCCATATCTGCGGCGGAATAGCTATTGGAACAAAACTTGCAATGTATGGCCTGGAATTGCTTGGAATGGAATTAAACCAAAGGCATAAAAATTTAATAGTATTTTTAGAAATCGACAGATGCATGTCTGATGCTGTTCAATCAGTCACTGGATGTTCTATGGGTAAAAGAAGTCTAAAACAAATGTATTATGGTAAATTTGCAGCAACATTCTATAATCAGGATACTGGTGAAGCCTTAAGAATTACCGATGCTGATGCAAATAAAAAATTCAAAGATGAAGAAACTAAAGGGGAAATGATTGCCCGTTTTAGAAGAACACCTCCTGAAGAGTTATTCAAAGTGGATAAAGTTAAAATTGAGCTATCCAAAGGGGATATGCCAGGTAAGCCTTATACCACAACATTTTGCTGCCAGTGTGGTGAGAAGGTTTCTGATGGAAGGCACGTTATTAAAAGAGGTAAACCTTATTGTATTTCCTGTGCTGAAGGTTCCTACTACGAACTAATTGAAGAATAG
- a CDS encoding ABC transporter ATP-binding protein, translating into MVIDNKLFEVKNISFSYDDEEIFSNISFSVDKGDVLCILGPNGTGKTTLIKCLNALHDIDTGEILINGKNMKELSFREISKHIGYIPQSHVPSFPFKVFDVVLMGRAPYLNLTDSPKEEDVEITFDALKTLGIEDLKNKEYTNLSGGERQLVFLARVLCQKPDLLILDEPTSHLDFGNQIRLLEIIDNLAKNGLSIIMSSHFPDHAFLSSTKVAIMKNKQFIDFGSPESVVTEENLKKAYSIDVKLIELDDSRKVCVPMKTDLKLNL; encoded by the coding sequence ATGGTCATAGACAATAAACTCTTTGAAGTTAAGAACATATCATTTTCATATGATGATGAGGAGATTTTTTCAAACATTAGTTTTTCAGTTGATAAAGGTGACGTATTATGTATTTTAGGGCCGAATGGCACGGGAAAAACCACATTAATCAAATGTCTCAATGCTTTGCATGATATTGACACGGGTGAAATCCTAATTAATGGCAAAAATATGAAAGAATTATCATTTAGAGAAATATCCAAACATATTGGTTATATTCCCCAATCTCATGTTCCTTCATTTCCATTTAAAGTGTTTGATGTTGTTTTGATGGGTAGGGCACCTTATCTTAATTTAACCGACTCTCCTAAGGAGGAAGATGTTGAAATCACTTTTGATGCTTTGAAAACTCTTGGAATTGAAGATTTGAAAAATAAAGAATACACTAACTTAAGTGGTGGAGAACGCCAATTAGTATTTCTTGCAAGAGTACTGTGTCAAAAACCAGACCTGTTGATATTGGACGAGCCAACTTCACACTTAGATTTTGGAAATCAGATTAGATTATTGGAAATAATTGATAATCTTGCAAAAAATGGATTGTCAATTATAATGTCTTCGCACTTCCCGGATCATGCATTTTTAAGCTCGACAAAAGTAGCTATTATGAAAAATAAGCAATTTATTGATTTTGGAAGTCCTGAAAGTGTTGTAACCGAAGAAAACTTAAAGAAGGCATATTCAATTGATGTTAAACTCATTGAATTGGATGACAGTCGAAAAGTCTGTGTACCAATGAAAACAGATTTAAAATTAAATTTATAA
- a CDS encoding iron ABC transporter permease translates to MDSESKEIMGIILLIFFPIILFFASFLIGRYPIGPFDVISTLLSTIFPSLEVSPTITTIVFEIRLPRIIGAIVVGACLAISGAAFQSIFKNPLVSSDLLGVSNGAGFGAALGILISGANIITQIFAFLFGLISVATTYFISRTYNAGGILVLVLSGVAISAFFNSLISAIKFIADPDDKLPEIVYWLMGSIASINADKLFMIAIPVIIGLAILLILRWHMNLLAMGDEEAQSLGLNPSRIRFLIIAGCTLLTSAAVSISGIVGWVGLIIPHMARMIVGPDNRILLPASLSLGASFLLLIDNISRAVIAIEIPIGILTAIIGVPIFLYLLKQGYSEWS, encoded by the coding sequence ATGGATAGCGAATCAAAAGAGATTATGGGCATCATACTTTTAATCTTTTTTCCAATAATTTTATTTTTTGCTTCATTTTTAATTGGAAGATATCCGATTGGTCCATTCGATGTGATTAGTACATTATTGTCTACAATATTTCCATCTCTAGAAGTATCTCCGACTATTACAACAATCGTATTTGAAATAAGGCTTCCAAGAATAATTGGAGCAATTGTAGTTGGAGCATGCCTTGCAATTTCAGGAGCAGCTTTCCAATCAATATTCAAAAACCCCCTTGTTTCATCTGATTTGCTTGGAGTATCAAATGGTGCAGGATTTGGAGCAGCTTTAGGAATTTTAATTAGTGGAGCTAATATAATCACTCAGATATTCGCATTTCTTTTTGGGTTAATTTCAGTGGCAACTACATATTTCATATCTAGAACATATAATGCGGGAGGAATACTTGTACTTGTACTGTCGGGGGTTGCAATTTCGGCATTTTTCAATTCATTGATTTCCGCGATTAAATTCATCGCTGATCCTGATGATAAGCTTCCAGAAATTGTTTATTGGCTAATGGGATCTATAGCTTCCATTAATGCTGATAAGCTATTCATGATTGCAATACCAGTTATCATTGGATTGGCAATACTGTTAATTTTAAGATGGCATATGAATTTACTTGCAATGGGTGATGAGGAAGCACAATCCCTAGGATTAAACCCTTCAAGAATTAGATTTTTAATAATCGCAGGATGTACTTTACTGACCTCGGCCGCAGTATCAATAAGCGGTATCGTTGGTTGGGTTGGTTTAATCATTCCTCATATGGCCCGTATGATTGTGGGGCCTGATAATAGAATATTGCTTCCAGCATCATTGAGTTTAGGTGCAAGTTTCCTATTGTTAATCGACAACATATCTCGCGCAGTCATTGCTATTGAAATTCCAATCGGAATCCTGACAGCTATCATAGGCGTTCCAATATTTTTATACTTACTTAAACAGGGGTATTCAGAATGGTCATAG
- a CDS encoding ABC transporter substrate-binding protein, with translation MEKKIKVIILLLAVLVIMGVATHLFLTPSTVETEGSKNVTDMLGRNIEISDSVSNVVATSPPMTTVLYMIAPDKLKAVNFQWTEEELKYVPSQYQNFPVVGGWYGAQDGNYEEFIASEPDIIIESIDEGGDGDASTVEERQEKFGKIPVVAVKDTTDVEKIGESITFMGEIVGAEDKASQLNDFNNKYLDLVHDRASKLSEGDKKTVYYAQSDDGLQTNPSGSSHGQLIDLVGGVNVVDSLGQGNTTSGVQVSIEQVISWNPDIIITNDPEFYASVYNDSNWGKLDAVKNHEVYLSPQSPFKWFDRPVGANMIIGVPWAAKVIYPDDYKDIDMVDATKEFYSNFYHIDLSDDNAKQILLDSGLKESNLQ, from the coding sequence ATGGAAAAGAAAATCAAAGTTATAATATTGCTACTTGCTGTTTTAGTTATAATGGGAGTAGCTACACACTTATTTTTAACACCTTCGACTGTGGAAACTGAAGGCTCTAAAAATGTTACCGATATGTTAGGAAGAAATATCGAAATATCTGATTCTGTAAGTAATGTGGTGGCAACCAGTCCTCCAATGACTACTGTGTTATATATGATTGCGCCGGATAAACTTAAAGCCGTAAACTTCCAATGGACAGAAGAGGAATTAAAATATGTTCCAAGCCAATATCAAAACTTCCCAGTTGTGGGGGGATGGTATGGTGCACAGGATGGAAATTATGAGGAGTTTATTGCATCAGAACCTGATATCATTATAGAGTCAATTGATGAAGGCGGCGATGGTGATGCATCAACTGTTGAAGAGCGTCAGGAAAAATTTGGAAAAATACCTGTTGTTGCAGTTAAAGACACTACGGATGTGGAAAAAATAGGAGAGTCCATTACATTTATGGGGGAAATTGTCGGGGCTGAAGATAAAGCCTCTCAGTTAAATGATTTCAACAATAAATATTTGGATTTGGTTCATGACCGGGCATCTAAATTATCTGAGGGTGATAAAAAAACTGTTTATTATGCTCAAAGTGATGATGGACTTCAAACAAACCCATCCGGATCTAGTCATGGTCAATTAATCGATTTGGTCGGTGGAGTCAATGTTGTTGATTCTTTAGGTCAAGGAAACACTACCTCTGGTGTTCAAGTATCGATAGAGCAAGTAATTAGTTGGAATCCGGATATAATCATTACAAATGACCCTGAGTTTTACGCAAGTGTTTATAATGATTCTAATTGGGGGAAACTTGATGCAGTTAAAAATCATGAAGTATACTTATCTCCACAATCTCCATTTAAATGGTTTGATAGGCCTGTTGGAGCAAATATGATTATTGGAGTTCCATGGGCTGCAAAAGTAATCTATCCTGATGATTATAAGGATATTGACATGGTTGATGCAACTAAAGAATTTTACTCCAACTTTTATCATATCGATTTAAGCGATGATAATGCAAAACAGATTCTTTTAGATTCAGGACTCAAGGAATCAAATTTACAGTGA
- a CDS encoding glycosyltransferase, translated as MKILIVQESDWLERNPHQQHHLMERMAERGHQIKVIDYPIDWPNDDVGGLIYHKEVHENVSKIKEDTNIQVIRPGFIKIKGLNYATLFFTHKKEIEKQVEEFRPDVILALGILNSYNASRIAKKHNIPFVYYFIDVIYALIPEKSFQKLGQRFTEKTIRNADLVITINKKLSEFAYSVGAKHDSTILIDAGIDLNSYDPNLDDSAIRKEYGIAQDDIVLFFMGWIYEFAGMKELARALGENKDKYPNYKILVVGDGDAFDELLEIRDEYGFGDQLILTGKQAFEKIPEFLASADFCLLPAHIDEPIMQDIVPIKIYEYLAMKKVVIASELPGLSKEFGYGNGIEYIQEAFEVLPTVEKILNEGRYGEIAGNAREYVKSNDWEVITDKFEEAMKKLL; from the coding sequence ATGAAAATTTTGATTGTTCAAGAGTCTGATTGGTTAGAGAGAAATCCTCACCAGCAACATCATTTGATGGAGAGAATGGCAGAAAGAGGTCATCAAATAAAAGTCATTGACTATCCTATAGACTGGCCAAATGATGATGTGGGCGGTTTGATTTATCACAAGGAAGTCCATGAAAATGTTTCAAAAATTAAAGAAGATACAAATATTCAAGTTATAAGGCCGGGTTTTATTAAAATAAAAGGTTTAAACTACGCAACATTGTTTTTTACTCATAAAAAAGAAATTGAAAAACAAGTTGAAGAATTCAGACCAGATGTGATTTTAGCATTAGGAATCCTAAACTCCTATAACGCTTCAAGAATTGCTAAAAAACACAATATCCCATTTGTATATTACTTTATTGATGTTATTTATGCTTTAATTCCAGAAAAATCATTTCAAAAACTTGGACAACGGTTCACTGAAAAAACCATAAGAAATGCCGATTTGGTTATTACAATCAATAAAAAACTATCCGAATTTGCTTATTCGGTGGGTGCAAAACATGATTCTACAATATTGATTGATGCTGGAATTGATTTGAATAGTTATGATCCTAATTTAGATGATTCAGCAATAAGAAAGGAATATGGAATTGCTCAAGATGATATCGTATTGTTCTTTATGGGCTGGATTTATGAGTTTGCAGGTATGAAAGAGCTTGCAAGAGCATTAGGTGAAAATAAAGACAAATATCCAAATTATAAGATTTTAGTTGTTGGAGATGGAGATGCATTTGATGAACTGTTAGAAATCCGTGACGAATATGGATTTGGGGATCAACTTATTTTAACCGGAAAACAGGCTTTTGAAAAAATACCTGAATTTTTAGCTTCAGCGGACTTCTGTCTTTTGCCTGCACATATTGATGAGCCAATTATGCAAGATATCGTGCCGATTAAAATTTATGAGTATTTGGCCATGAAGAAAGTGGTTATAGCATCTGAATTGCCGGGGCTATCAAAAGAATTTGGCTATGGAAACGGCATTGAATACATTCAAGAAGCTTTTGAAGTTCTCCCAACGGTTGAAAAGATTTTAAATGAGGGGAGATATGGCGAAATTGCAGGTAATGCAAGAGAGTATGTAAAATCTAATGATTGGGAAGTCATCACTGACAAGTTTGAAGAAGCAATGAAAAAATTGCTGTAA
- a CDS encoding DUF3795 domain-containing protein — MKMPETLDSKLLAPCGINCISCERFQNPCGGCLINNDGKSKASLKCKIRACFDKKNFSYCGRCSEFPCPQIKKHSKKYIKKQNLDTLNSAKRIKTMGIGRMMNEDREKWLCPKCEGVVKFQNKTCSECGFEID; from the coding sequence ATGAAAATGCCTGAAACTTTAGATTCAAAATTGCTAGCCCCATGTGGAATTAACTGCATTAGTTGTGAAAGATTCCAAAACCCTTGTGGAGGATGCTTGATAAATAATGATGGTAAAAGCAAAGCTAGTTTAAAATGCAAAATTAGGGCTTGTTTTGATAAAAAGAATTTCAGCTATTGCGGGCGTTGCAGTGAGTTTCCATGCCCTCAGATTAAAAAACATTCTAAAAAATATATTAAAAAACAAAATTTGGATACTTTAAACTCCGCCAAACGTATCAAAACTATGGGTATTGGCCGTATGATGAATGAGGATCGTGAAAAATGGTTATGTCCCAAGTGTGAAGGAGTTGTGAAATTCCAAAATAAAACCTGTTCCGAGTGCGGATTTGAGATTGATTAA